One window of Salminus brasiliensis chromosome 16, fSalBra1.hap2, whole genome shotgun sequence genomic DNA carries:
- the LOC140536837 gene encoding trace amine-associated receptor 6-like: MDDTVNYRKNLTVQYCFPGNSASCRKEVRSGPGNILLFIVLSCVSVCTVFLNLLVIISISHFKQLHTPTNLLILSLAVADLLVGMFVMPVKIMQLIDSCWYLGETACSISEMINGLSVSASLCSLVLIAVDRYIAVSDPLLYSTRITVSKTSLFISLGWSLGLLYVIICLYINDHLLPSQIISRCYGECVVSVKHSWVIVDLVLSFLAPCSVILILYSIIFIAARRQAKAVRAVTDASKRHGSANSSETKAAKTLGIVIFVYLASWIPYYISSLSVESVTSSSLVWTVFGWLVYMNSSVNPLIYALFYSWFRASVKFIVTCRIFEFSSSWFNLLPERF, from the coding sequence ATGGACGACACAGTAAACTACAGGAAGAACCTCACAGTTCAGTACTGCTTTCCTGGGAACAGTGCATCGTGCAGAAAGGAGGTCCGATCAGGCCCCGGGAATATCCTCTTGTTCATTGTCCTCtcatgtgtatctgtgtgcactgtgtttctgaacCTGCTGGTGatcatctccatctctcacttCAAGCAGCTCCACACTCCAACCAACCTGCTCATCCTCTCTCTGGCTGTGGCAGATCTTCTCGTGGGAATGTTTGTTATGCCAGTGAAAATAATGCAGCTGATAGACTCCTGTTGGTATCTTGGAGAAACAGCATGTTCTATTTCTGAAATGATCAATGGTCTCTCAGTTTCAGCATCTCTCTGTAGCCTGGTTTTGATTGCAGTTGATCGGTACATTGCTGTCAGTGACCCTCTGCTTTATTCCACTAGAATTACAGTTTCTAAAACCTCTCTGTTCATAAGTCTAGGCTGGTCTTTAGGTCTGTTGTATGTCATCATCTGTTTATACATTAATGATCATCTTCTTCCATCTCAGATAATCTCCAGATGTTATGGAGagtgtgtagtgtctgtaaaacACTCCTGGGTGATCGTTGACCTGGTACTTTCTTTTCTAGCTCCTTGCTCTGTTATACTGATCTTGTATTCAATCATTTTTATTGCTGCAAGACGTCAAGCTAAAGCTGTCAGAGCTGTAACTGATGCTTCAAAGAGACATGGGTCTGCAAACTCTTCTGAAACCAAAGCAGCAAAAACTCTGGGAATTGTGATCTTTGTTTATCTTGCTTCCTGGATTCCATATTATATAAGTTCTCTATCAGTGGAAAGTGTGACATCTTCATCACTAGTGTGgactgtgtttggctggctagTGTACATGAACTCTTCTGTAAATCCACTGATATATGCTTTATTCTACTCATGGTTCAGAGCATCAGTTAAATTTATTGTCACTTGTAGAATATTTGAATTCTCATCTTCATGGTTTAATTTGCTCCCAGAGCGTTTTTAA